A genomic stretch from Oleomonas cavernae includes:
- a CDS encoding WS/DGAT/MGAT family O-acyltransferase, translating to MERLSGLDASFLYLETPTNHMHVGGLWIVEMPEGYKGGYFDTVKKLVESRLHLARAYRRRLLMVPLDIDHPLWIEDPDFDIDFHMRHIAVPPPGDMSQLLDQVARLHSRPLDRSRPLWEFYVIEGLADNRAAVYTKIHHCCIDGVAGTELMVSLLDFAPEPRNVAPPDKPWVPERAPNDVEVLARAAVHGIVKPMSMLRRIPKLLGTVLNVGRRALEPGASLPPAPFQAPRTPFNRALTPHRRFAVKTIPLSQVKAVKNALGCTVNDVVLALCSGALRRYLAKHGQLPDKPLIAMCPISVRSEEQKGELNNRVSGMLVSLATDVDDVIERVAAIKESTKDAKESYKALPADMLRDWSLFAAPLVAARAARLYSRYKIADYHRPPFNVVVSNVPGPSFPLYLGGAQVLHTYPVSIPADSIALNITVQSYTDNIEFGLIVDREAVPDVEDLADMLPLALAELTAAGSAKDKPKEKKAKPAAGGRPSSLGAGRITETVEEIAAKKAG from the coding sequence ATGGAACGGCTCAGCGGGCTCGACGCCTCTTTCCTCTATCTCGAGACGCCGACCAACCACATGCATGTAGGCGGTCTGTGGATCGTCGAGATGCCCGAAGGCTACAAGGGCGGCTATTTCGACACGGTGAAGAAGCTGGTCGAAAGCCGGCTGCACCTGGCGCGGGCCTATCGCCGCCGCCTGCTGATGGTGCCGCTGGATATCGACCACCCGCTGTGGATCGAGGACCCGGATTTCGACATCGATTTCCACATGCGCCACATCGCCGTGCCGCCGCCCGGCGACATGAGCCAGTTGCTGGACCAGGTCGCCCGGCTGCATTCGCGCCCGCTCGATCGCTCGCGGCCCTTGTGGGAATTCTATGTGATCGAGGGCCTGGCCGATAACCGCGCCGCGGTCTACACCAAGATCCACCATTGCTGCATCGACGGCGTCGCCGGCACCGAACTGATGGTCTCGCTGCTCGACTTCGCGCCCGAGCCGCGCAACGTGGCGCCGCCCGACAAGCCCTGGGTGCCGGAACGCGCGCCCAACGACGTCGAGGTGCTGGCCCGTGCGGCCGTGCATGGCATCGTCAAGCCGATGTCGATGCTGCGCCGGATCCCCAAGCTGCTGGGCACGGTGCTGAACGTCGGCCGCCGCGCGCTGGAGCCGGGTGCCAGCCTGCCGCCGGCGCCGTTCCAGGCGCCGCGCACGCCGTTCAACCGGGCGCTGACCCCCCATCGCCGCTTTGCCGTGAAGACGATTCCGCTGTCGCAGGTGAAGGCGGTGAAGAATGCCCTGGGCTGCACCGTCAACGACGTGGTGCTGGCCCTGTGCTCGGGCGCCTTGCGGCGCTACCTCGCCAAGCACGGCCAATTGCCGGACAAGCCGCTGATCGCCATGTGCCCGATCTCGGTGCGCAGCGAGGAGCAGAAGGGCGAACTGAACAACCGCGTCTCGGGCATGCTGGTGTCGCTGGCGACCGATGTCGACGATGTGATCGAGCGGGTGGCGGCGATCAAGGAATCGACCAAGGACGCCAAGGAATCCTACAAGGCCCTGCCGGCCGACATGCTGCGCGACTGGTCGCTGTTCGCCGCCCCCCTGGTGGCGGCGCGGGCGGCCCGGCTCTACTCGCGTTACAAGATCGCCGACTATCACCGCCCGCCGTTCAACGTCGTGGTCTCGAACGTGCCCGGCCCCAGCTTCCCGCTCTACCTGGGCGGGGCGCAAGTGTTGCACACCTATCCGGTCTCGATCCCGGCCGACAGCATCGCGCTCAACATCACGGTGCAGTCCTATACCGACAATATCGAGTTCGGCCTGATCGTCGACCGCGAGGCGGTGCCCGACGTCGAGGACCTGGCCGATATGCTGCCGCTGGCCCTGGCCGAATTGACCGCGGCCGGGTCGGCCAAGGACAAGCCGAAGGAAAAGAAGGCCAAGCCCGCAGCCGGCGGCCGCCCGTCGAGCCTGGGCGCCGGCCGCATCACCGAAACGGTCGAGGAGATCGCCGCCAAGAAGGCGGGCTGA
- the mepA gene encoding penicillin-insensitive murein endopeptidase, translating into MATPSRGTAQAIGGYANGCIAGAVALDAEGPGFQVLRRWRNRYWGHPQLIDYLDRLGAAFVARKLKPMLIGDMGQPRGGPMAYGHASHQIGIDVDILFTPGPMAASAREALSDPPSMLTANKQDVDPKRFGATQIAMLKTAAADPLVARIFVNYRIKKYLCLTLPPAEHGWIGRLRPWLGHDEHFHVRLKCPPGSPLCKDQEPIPVGDGCDDSLEEWFRPPPPRDPNAPPPPPPKPKILPPACAAVLTAP; encoded by the coding sequence GTGGCGACACCCAGCCGGGGCACGGCGCAGGCGATCGGCGGCTATGCCAACGGCTGCATCGCGGGTGCCGTCGCCCTGGACGCGGAAGGCCCGGGCTTCCAGGTGTTGCGGCGCTGGCGCAACCGCTACTGGGGCCACCCCCAACTGATCGACTACCTGGACCGCCTGGGGGCGGCCTTCGTCGCCAGGAAGCTGAAGCCGATGCTGATCGGCGACATGGGCCAGCCCCGCGGCGGCCCCATGGCCTATGGCCATGCCAGCCACCAGATCGGCATCGACGTCGACATCCTGTTCACGCCCGGCCCCATGGCGGCCAGTGCCCGCGAGGCCCTGAGCGACCCGCCCAGCATGCTGACGGCGAACAAGCAGGACGTGGACCCCAAGCGTTTCGGCGCGACCCAGATTGCCATGCTGAAGACCGCAGCGGCCGATCCGCTGGTCGCCCGCATCTTCGTCAACTACCGGATCAAGAAATACCTGTGCCTCACCCTGCCCCCGGCCGAGCACGGCTGGATCGGCCGGCTGCGGCCGTGGCTGGGCCACGACGAGCATTTCCACGTCCGCCTGAAATGCCCGCCCGGCAGCCCCCTGTGCAAGGACCAGGAGCCGATCCCGGTGGGCGACGGCTGCGACGACAGCCTGGAGGAATGGTTCCGCCCGCCGCCGCCGCGCGATCCCAATGCGCCGCCCCCGCCGCCGCCGAAACCCAAGATCCTGCCGCCGGCCTGCGCCGCCGTGCTGACCGCCCCCTAG
- a CDS encoding phosphocholine-specific phospholipase C gives MTDSNRRDFLKGVSAIAGMAATMSAFPPVIREALAIPANNATKSIQDVEHVVILMQENRSFDNYFGTMSGVRGFGDRFPIPLPGGRNVFQQSNGTRVVEPYHLDATQGNAQRVSGTPHSWGDAQAAWDNGRMAEWPRYKRDWSMGHYEQAELDFQYALANAFTLCDAYHCSLHGGTNSNRLFLWTGTNGPTGAGVASVVNEWDDLGPSSEGFTWGTYPERLQAAGVTWKVYQNMPDNFTDNSLHGFRTFRKANEDVGNNSDGSPYIPYRTNHELRTPLYKGCGNTMPLGGLLVEFKADIKAGRLPQVTWIVAPATYSEHPGPSSPVQGAWYIQETLNALIAYPEVWSKTALIINFDENDGFFDHLPPPALFSANADGTPAGASTIPAHDLAFERFIHPKPPGTSSQPAPDGRVYGPGPRVPCYVVSPWSRGGWVNSQVFDHTSVLRFLETRFGVVEPNISAYRRAICGDMTSAFNFLTPNGDIPALPSRSKLSADAIRAAQELRPQVPVPSEADQAIPQQETGLRLSRALPYELGVDATTDATRVRLRFRNTGDVGAVFHVYDQLHLDRVPRRYSVEANKQIAGDWTVTADEGKYDLWVLGPNGFHRHFEGDVDLLGEAGRAIPEVTVSYDAPDQRLNIVLENTGKRSCVLRVKANAYETYSVLQRLEPGQRVALRRSLKDHNNWYDYTVTNQDGIGFTRRFAGRMETGVDSVSDPANATVLASAQ, from the coding sequence ATGACTGATAGCAACAGGCGAGATTTTCTGAAGGGTGTCAGCGCAATCGCGGGCATGGCCGCCACCATGTCGGCGTTCCCGCCGGTCATTCGCGAGGCCCTGGCGATTCCGGCCAACAATGCGACGAAGTCGATCCAGGACGTCGAGCATGTCGTCATCCTGATGCAGGAAAACCGCTCGTTCGACAATTATTTCGGCACGATGTCGGGCGTTCGCGGCTTCGGCGATCGCTTCCCCATTCCGCTGCCCGGCGGCCGCAACGTGTTCCAGCAGTCGAACGGCACGCGCGTCGTGGAGCCGTATCACCTGGACGCCACCCAGGGCAACGCCCAGCGCGTCAGCGGCACGCCGCATAGCTGGGGCGACGCCCAGGCCGCCTGGGACAACGGCCGCATGGCCGAGTGGCCGCGCTACAAGCGCGACTGGTCGATGGGCCACTACGAGCAGGCGGAACTGGACTTCCAGTACGCCCTGGCCAACGCCTTCACCCTGTGCGATGCCTATCATTGCTCGCTCCACGGCGGCACCAACTCGAACCGCCTGTTCCTGTGGACCGGCACGAACGGCCCGACCGGCGCCGGCGTCGCCTCCGTGGTCAACGAGTGGGACGACCTGGGCCCGTCCAGCGAAGGCTTCACCTGGGGCACTTATCCGGAGCGCCTGCAGGCGGCTGGCGTGACCTGGAAGGTCTACCAGAACATGCCCGACAACTTCACCGACAACTCGCTGCACGGCTTCCGCACCTTCCGCAAGGCCAACGAGGACGTCGGCAACAACTCGGACGGCTCTCCCTATATCCCCTACCGCACCAACCATGAACTCCGCACGCCCCTCTACAAGGGCTGCGGCAACACCATGCCGCTGGGCGGCCTGCTGGTCGAGTTCAAGGCCGACATCAAGGCGGGCCGGCTGCCCCAGGTGACCTGGATCGTTGCCCCGGCCACCTACAGCGAGCACCCCGGCCCCTCGAGCCCGGTGCAGGGCGCCTGGTATATCCAGGAGACGCTGAACGCCCTGATCGCCTACCCGGAGGTCTGGAGCAAGACAGCCCTGATTATCAATTTCGACGAGAACGACGGCTTCTTCGACCACCTGCCGCCGCCCGCCCTGTTCTCGGCGAATGCCGACGGTACGCCCGCCGGCGCCTCGACGATCCCGGCGCACGACCTGGCCTTCGAACGCTTCATTCATCCCAAGCCGCCGGGCACCAGCAGCCAGCCGGCGCCGGACGGCCGCGTCTATGGCCCCGGCCCCCGGGTGCCCTGCTATGTCGTCTCGCCCTGGAGCCGTGGCGGCTGGGTGAATTCCCAGGTGTTCGACCACACCTCGGTGCTGCGCTTCCTGGAAACCCGCTTCGGCGTCGTCGAACCCAACATCAGCGCCTATCGCCGTGCCATCTGCGGCGACATGACCTCGGCCTTCAACTTCCTCACGCCGAACGGCGATATCCCGGCGCTGCCCAGCCGGAGCAAGCTCTCGGCCGACGCCATCCGCGCTGCCCAGGAACTGCGGCCCCAGGTGCCGGTGCCGTCCGAGGCGGATCAGGCGATCCCGCAGCAGGAGACCGGCCTGCGCCTGTCGCGCGCGTTGCCCTATGAATTGGGTGTCGACGCGACCACCGATGCCACCCGCGTCCGTCTGCGCTTCCGCAACACGGGCGATGTCGGCGCGGTGTTCCACGTCTACGACCAGCTTCACCTGGACCGCGTGCCGCGCCGCTACTCGGTCGAGGCGAACAAGCAGATCGCCGGCGACTGGACGGTCACCGCCGACGAGGGCAAGTACGACCTCTGGGTGCTGGGCCCCAACGGCTTCCATCGCCACTTCGAAGGCGATGTAGACCTGCTGGGCGAGGCCGGCCGCGCCATCCCGGAAGTCACGGTCAGCTACGACGCGCCGGACCAGCGCCTGAACATCGTGCTGGAGAACACCGGCAAGCGGAGCTGCGTGCTGCGCGTCAAGGCGAATGCCTATGAGACCTACTCGGTCCTCCAGCGGCTGGAGCCGGGTCAGCGCGTGGCCCTGCGCCGTTCGCTGAAGGATCACAACAACTGGTACGACTACACCGTCACCAACCAGGACGGCATCGGCTTCACCCGCCGCTTCGCCGGCCGCATGGAAACCGGTGTGGACAGCGTGTCCGATCCGGCCAACGCGACCGTGCTGGCCTCGGCCCAGTAG
- a CDS encoding RimK family protein, whose translation MPAHAIIVEKQSDFRWSDPGQRVITVLDYLDHADDLKLRNARVVNLCRDFSYLSVGYYCSLLAEARGERVVPDVATMLELDQRALHKEALADLDDVLRRCLKTRSGEEIPHELHIFFGRTDNPAFEDLAEAVFARFRAPLLRIEITCDGGVWHVPEIEILSPKEVPAALDTLFLEALDLYTQKRWVKPRMKAVPRYDLAILHDPDDKLPPTDARTLQKFVRIGSEMGIDVELITRKDFRKLPQFDALFIRETTSIPHHTFRFAKQAQEEGMPVIDDPTSILRCTNKVYLAELLRGNGVPGPHTMILGKNRVAEIERQFAYPVVLKIPDGSFSRGVKKAENADELDGILKAMFKDSEMVLAQEFMYTEYDWRVGVLDRKPIFVCQYFMSKKHWQIVKHEKGGEFQEGAARTLSVEEAPRAVIETALAAANLIGDGLYGVDLKQNDKGIFVIEINDNPNIDMGVEDAVLKDELYKIVLGSFQRRIDLRRSR comes from the coding sequence ATGCCTGCCCACGCGATCATCGTCGAAAAGCAAAGCGATTTCCGCTGGTCGGATCCGGGCCAGCGGGTCATCACCGTTCTCGACTATCTCGACCATGCCGACGATCTGAAGCTGCGCAACGCCCGCGTGGTCAACCTGTGCCGCGACTTCAGCTATCTCTCGGTCGGCTATTATTGTTCGCTGCTGGCCGAGGCCCGGGGCGAGCGGGTCGTGCCCGACGTCGCCACCATGCTGGAGCTGGACCAGCGCGCCCTGCACAAGGAGGCGCTGGCCGATCTCGACGACGTGCTGCGCCGCTGCCTCAAGACCCGTTCGGGCGAGGAGATACCGCACGAGTTGCACATCTTCTTCGGCCGCACCGACAATCCCGCCTTCGAAGACCTGGCCGAAGCGGTGTTCGCCCGTTTCCGGGCGCCCCTGCTGCGCATCGAGATCACCTGCGACGGCGGCGTCTGGCACGTCCCCGAGATCGAGATCCTGTCGCCCAAGGAAGTGCCCGCGGCCCTGGATACCTTGTTCCTCGAAGCGCTCGACCTCTATACCCAGAAGCGCTGGGTGAAGCCGCGCATGAAGGCGGTGCCGCGCTACGACCTCGCCATCCTGCACGATCCCGACGACAAGCTGCCGCCCACCGACGCCCGCACCTTGCAGAAGTTCGTGCGCATCGGCAGCGAGATGGGCATCGACGTCGAGCTGATCACGCGCAAGGATTTCCGCAAGCTGCCGCAGTTCGACGCGCTGTTCATCCGCGAAACCACTTCGATCCCGCATCACACCTTCCGCTTCGCCAAGCAGGCGCAGGAGGAAGGCATGCCGGTGATCGACGATCCGACCTCGATCCTGCGCTGCACCAACAAGGTCTACCTGGCCGAGCTGCTGCGCGGCAACGGCGTGCCGGGGCCGCACACCATGATTCTGGGCAAGAACCGGGTGGCCGAGATCGAGCGGCAGTTCGCCTATCCGGTGGTCCTGAAGATCCCCGACGGTTCGTTCAGCCGCGGCGTGAAGAAGGCCGAGAACGCGGACGAGTTGGACGGGATCCTGAAGGCGATGTTCAAGGACAGCGAAATGGTCCTGGCCCAGGAGTTCATGTACACGGAATACGACTGGCGCGTGGGGGTGCTGGACCGCAAGCCGATCTTCGTCTGCCAGTATTTCATGTCCAAGAAGCACTGGCAGATCGTCAAGCACGAGAAGGGCGGCGAGTTCCAGGAAGGCGCCGCGCGCACCTTAAGCGTCGAGGAGGCGCCGCGCGCGGTGATCGAAACTGCCCTGGCCGCCGCCAACCTGATCGGCGACGGCCTCTATGGCGTGGATCTCAAGCAGAACGACAAGGGCATCTTCGTCATCGAGATCAACGACAACCCCAATATCGACATGGGGGTCGAGGATGCGGTGCTGAAGGACGAGCTCTACAAGATCGTGCTGGGCTCGTTCCAGCGCCGCATCGACCTGCGCCGGTCGCGCTAG
- a CDS encoding peptidase C39 family protein → MIRPATTADLPRLLDIEARAFAGDRLSARSFKHLLTKAHAYTLAAEAEGEIVGYASLLFHEGTWIARLYSIALLARARGKGIARPLLEAAIEAARERDCATLRLEVREDNVVARRLYEAAGFRLFGRHDAYYEDGTTALRYEKSLAEAAEPDARTLPFYAQTLDFTCGPAALMMAMRNFDVGAALDRREELRLWREATTIFMTSGHGGCSPYGLALAAWHRGFDVDVFVNDDGALFVDSVRSEEKKGVVRLVHDDMAEQVIETGITVVRGTLGVSALVERVGRGEVPVVLISVWRMAGQKQPHWIAVSDVDEHFVYVNDPTIYKDRHRDDSIRMPIARPEFERMARFGRGQQKAAVIIKGRRA, encoded by the coding sequence ATGATCCGTCCGGCGACCACGGCCGACCTGCCGCGACTCCTCGACATCGAAGCCCGCGCCTTCGCAGGCGATCGCCTGTCCGCCCGCAGCTTCAAGCATCTGCTGACCAAGGCCCATGCCTATACGCTGGCGGCCGAGGCGGAGGGCGAAATCGTCGGCTATGCCAGCCTGCTGTTTCACGAGGGCACCTGGATCGCCCGGCTGTATTCGATTGCCCTGCTGGCGCGGGCACGCGGCAAGGGCATCGCCCGGCCCCTGCTGGAAGCGGCGATCGAGGCGGCGCGGGAGCGCGACTGCGCCACCCTGCGGCTGGAAGTGCGCGAGGACAATGTCGTGGCGCGGCGGCTTTACGAGGCCGCCGGCTTCCGCCTGTTCGGCCGCCACGACGCCTATTACGAAGACGGCACCACCGCGTTGCGCTACGAAAAATCCCTGGCCGAGGCGGCGGAGCCGGATGCCCGCACCCTGCCCTTCTATGCCCAGACCCTGGATTTCACCTGCGGCCCCGCTGCCCTGATGATGGCGATGCGCAATTTCGACGTGGGCGCAGCGCTGGACCGGCGCGAGGAATTGCGCCTGTGGCGCGAGGCGACGACGATCTTCATGACCTCGGGCCACGGCGGCTGCAGCCCCTACGGCCTGGCCCTGGCGGCCTGGCACCGGGGCTTCGACGTCGACGTCTTCGTCAACGACGACGGCGCCCTGTTCGTCGACTCGGTACGGAGCGAGGAAAAGAAGGGCGTGGTCCGCCTGGTTCACGACGACATGGCGGAACAGGTGATCGAGACCGGCATCACCGTGGTCCGCGGCACCCTGGGCGTGTCCGCCCTGGTCGAGCGGGTCGGCCGGGGCGAAGTGCCGGTGGTGCTGATTTCGGTCTGGCGCATGGCCGGCCAGAAACAACCTCACTGGATTGCGGTCTCGGACGTCGACGAGCATTTCGTCTACGTCAACGATCCGACAATCTACAAGGATCGGCACAGGGACGATTCGATTCGCATGCCGATTGCGCGGCCCGAATTCGAGCGCATGGCCCGCTTCGGGCGCGGCCAGCAAAAGGCGGCGGTGATCATCAAGGGCCGGCGCGCATAA
- a CDS encoding MFS transporter, with protein sequence MLKTLIAVAALLVGIGCVSAGNAVLATTVGIRLGLDHVPSILVSFVLTGYPLGFLLGCLYARPAIGKVGPVHAFAAFGGLTTVAALGLALVDDPYVWTVLRAASGFCSAGLYTVAESWLNSRATVATRGAVLAAYMITDKLAYSGGQGIVASGDPATPLLFVVSGLILAFCLVPVSLSTAEAPQASGRSRYGFRQLMRVSPLGIAATAGSGLANTAVSLAGPIYAAAIGLDTGQIALFMSMLFLGGLALQWPIGWLSDHFDRRLILLGALVATCLTAVGMAVVGRSAEMLYLMGFLYGGAAFVIYPLAVGHANDMIAPDQVVAVSAGLLMSWAIGSVGGPPIAGLMMGWVGPSGLFIYVAVVTGLLALFTIYRMRVRASVPNELQGKFVPLPTTSVAAPLNPRSERPPSQPADARGNA encoded by the coding sequence ATGCTCAAGACCTTGATTGCCGTCGCGGCGCTGCTGGTGGGTATCGGCTGTGTTTCGGCGGGGAATGCCGTCCTGGCGACGACGGTCGGCATTCGCCTTGGCCTCGATCACGTCCCGTCGATCCTGGTGTCCTTCGTCCTGACCGGCTATCCGCTGGGCTTCCTGCTGGGCTGTCTCTATGCCCGCCCGGCGATCGGCAAGGTCGGCCCCGTGCATGCCTTCGCGGCCTTCGGCGGCCTGACCACGGTGGCCGCCCTGGGCCTGGCCCTGGTCGACGATCCTTATGTCTGGACCGTGCTGCGCGCCGCGTCGGGCTTTTGCAGCGCGGGCCTCTATACGGTGGCGGAAAGCTGGCTCAACAGCCGGGCGACGGTCGCCACCCGCGGCGCCGTCCTGGCGGCCTACATGATCACCGACAAGCTGGCCTATTCCGGCGGCCAGGGCATCGTCGCCTCGGGCGATCCCGCCACCCCGCTGCTGTTCGTGGTCTCGGGCCTGATCCTGGCCTTCTGCCTGGTGCCCGTCTCGCTCAGCACGGCCGAGGCACCGCAGGCGAGTGGGCGCTCGCGCTATGGTTTCCGGCAGCTCATGCGGGTCTCGCCCTTGGGGATCGCGGCAACGGCCGGGTCGGGGCTTGCCAATACCGCCGTTTCGCTGGCCGGGCCGATCTATGCCGCCGCGATCGGCCTGGACACCGGCCAGATCGCCTTGTTCATGTCCATGCTGTTCCTGGGCGGGCTGGCCTTGCAGTGGCCGATCGGCTGGCTGTCGGACCATTTCGATCGCCGCCTGATCCTGCTGGGCGCGCTCGTCGCCACCTGCCTGACGGCGGTGGGCATGGCCGTCGTCGGCCGCTCGGCCGAGATGCTCTACCTCATGGGATTTCTCTATGGCGGGGCCGCCTTCGTCATCTACCCGCTGGCCGTGGGCCATGCCAACGACATGATCGCGCCTGACCAGGTGGTGGCGGTTTCGGCCGGCCTGCTGATGTCCTGGGCCATCGGCTCGGTCGGCGGGCCGCCGATCGCGGGCTTGATGATGGGCTGGGTCGGGCCGTCGGGCCTCTTCATCTATGTCGCGGTGGTGACCGGCCTCCTGGCCCTGTTCACGATCTATCGCATGCGGGTGCGCGCCTCGGTGCCCAACGAGTTGCAGGGCAAATTCGTGCCCCTGCCCACGACCTCGGTCGCCGCGCCGCTCAATCCCCGGTCCGAGCGCCCGCCGAGCCAGCCGGCGGATGCGCGAGGCAATGCTTGA